AcctgaacacgacccgtttatTTTAGGTCATATATTCGTATCGTGTCAGGACTTGCCACCCCTACCTAGTATCTTAATCATGATTATTATGACCCCATGTAATTGAATCATATGTAGCTTTTCAAACATAtgatatatttttataacttttcAGAATTTCGGGTCAAGAACAGACACGGTGTTCTGTGGTGTTTTTGATGGTCATGGCCCGTTTGGTCACATGGTCGCTAAGAGGGTTAGAGATTCCCTTCCATTGAAGCTAAGTGAACACTGGGAAGTTAACCTTAAAAACACCGATGATGATGTCCTTCGGGAGATTGTCGGTTTAAACACCGAAGGGACATCAGTTAATTCACCAGATGAGACCTCCGTTAAGCTTGAAGAAACTGATAAGAACCCTGAAATCTTTCAAACCTTGAAAGAATCTTTTTTGAAAGCTTTTAAAGTGATGGATAGGGAGTTGAGTATGTATGCAAGTGTTGATTGCTTCTGTAGCGGGACTACTGCGGTGACATTGATCAAACAGGTCAGATGTTtgaaaagatttttatttaaacaGCAAATGATTTTTCGATTTTTATTAGGGGTGCGAATTTCTAACATGACATGTACCTAACACGAAATTTGCGGGTTTGGGCCAGTTTCTGTTCGAACACGCGAAACATTTAGCTTCACGGGTCGTGTTCCGGTCGACATGGCTGGTTGGCACGTTCAACCAGtttattttttgtaatttaaaaaatatgttttatgTCATTACTTAAACTTATTGGGTGTTTTATGCCAAAATTTAAAAGATAAAAGAGAAATtgcaataattttttttttgtgtttagtgtaattattatatataaatattttttattgttgtaaatttgtaaatatTAGGGTATCAATATGCAGGGGTAATACCCCTTAACGCGACGTAATTACGCATGTTCATTTGTAAATTACGCATGTTATGAATTTCAAACCCTAATTACGCATGAGGAAGAAAATCACGCATGGTCAAAACACAAAATCACGCATGGGTTGTTTCAACGTAAGCATGTTATAtgcataattacgcacgttatctAGTGGTCGCAAGTTAAAGAGCCTTTTGTATTTTAAACTTTCTCTTAATATGTAAACAAAATGAAATTAAATACTATTTTCGGGTTTTACGGTCGTGTTCGTGTCAACTGAAAACTCGTGTTGTCTTAGGGTTCATGTGATTGACCGGGTTCGTGCCGTCACCTTTCCAACCTGCGAGCACGACCTATTAACCTGTGGTTTTTATTGTTGTTAAAGAACACGTGTTTTTGGGTTATAGGGTCAGCATCTTATAATTGGAAACATCGGGGACTCAAGAGCCGTATTGTGTACAAGGGATAAAGATAACTCTCTCGTTCCTGTTCAGTTGACGGTGGATCTAAAACCGAACCTACCAGGTTTTTCTCTCTGATAACTCTACCTCACTACATTCTCATATGATGTTTCTACTATGTTTATATTGTCTTCAATATGATTAAATCATATTATtttgttcttgtataaaatgaTAAAGGTGGTAGTATGAATTAAAAAACAAACGTGAGCAACTTTCGACCCGCATGGCCCGTTATCCTTTTAGCTAAATTATTTGATTTAGAAAAAATTTAACTCGGTTAGTTCATAGGTAAATGGGTCGAATTCGtagctgaaaataaaaaaatgttacgTATGAGATACATTTTTtattgattttgttgttttacatgTGTATCTTATGCAGAGGAAGCTGAGCGGATCCGTAAATGTAAAGGGCGTGTGTTTGCTTTACGGGATGAACCTGAAGTTGCTAGAGTTTGGCTACCAAATTACGATTCTCCCGGACTGGCCATGGCTCGTGCTTTTGGAGATTTTTGTCTCAAGGAATATGGTCTCATTTCCGTCCCTCAAGTTTCTTATAGGCGCCTTACAGAGAAAGACGAATTTGTCGTCCTAGCAACCGATGGGGTAAGAAATCTGTCAGTTACTTTAACCATTATGTTCTATGGGCACATATTCAATGCATAATCAATTCTGGTTAGAAAACTACGAGAACCGCATAAGCGTTTAGGGATTGGGGTTTCTTAACGAGTGAGAGTGAGTCAGTTTCGGCTCGAGTTCCAAGTTAAGCTAGCCAGCTTGGC
Above is a window of Helianthus annuus cultivar XRQ/B chromosome 14, HanXRQr2.0-SUNRISE, whole genome shotgun sequence DNA encoding:
- the LOC110909346 gene encoding probable protein phosphatase 2C 33 isoform X2 codes for the protein MGSCFSAESRNPLPASPTSTLGIGKRKNYKKRPPRLRSFDHAREEQLRRIAGRMCLNGSSEVASLFTQQGKKGTNQDAMIVWENFGSRTDTVFCGVFDGHGPFGHMVAKRVRDSLPLKLSEHWEVNLKNTDDDVLREIVGLNTEGTSVNSPDETSVKLEETDKNPEIFQTLKESFLKAFKVMDRELSMYASVDCFCSGTTAVTLIKQGQHLIIGNIGDSRAVLCTRDKDNSLVPVQLTVDLKPNLPEEAERIRKCKGRVFALRDEPEVARVWLPNYDSPGLAMARAFGDFCLKEYGLISVPQVSYRRLTEKDEFVVLATDGVWDVLTNEEVIEIVASTEPHSRAAQAVVESAVGAWKHKYPTSKIDDCAVVCLFLGLDSSTTSANKFDHGNNVEEEEDESSSTMNLETGKDWSALEGVSRLNTLLTLPRFAPGEDDENQEPGGKA